A single region of the Austwickia chelonae genome encodes:
- a CDS encoding transketolase family protein produces MITSAEADLIRYARVLPLDIVQAKGNGHAGTAVGLTPLMTVLYRHRLVHDPQHPDWAGRDRFVLSAGHASLALYLQLFLTGYGLELDDLRRARTLHALTPGHPELGVTPGVETSTGPLGQGLGNAVGMAMEERRVRAMLDPQSPAGESPFDHRIWCLVSDGDLMEGLSHEAAALAGHLRLGKLVVLWDDNGISIEGPTQITTSEDVPARFAAYGFRVLTLEDAEDLDGIDRTLAEAAEAQDGDAPTFIRVRTRIGHPMPNLGGTAAAHAGPVGEAEIRQTRNVLGLDTEACFHLPEDLLLASREAAAARGTQLREQWQARHTAWQERATPECRELHRRLRARQLPDDLWHSIVRDLEELTDPVASRTVTARILAALGERMPELWGGSADLADTACGRLSTTDNVLSPVDTTGREGGPGGRQVHFGIREHAMGALVNGMALSGITRPFANGYLVFSDYLRPALRMSALMQLPVIYLFSHDSVAVGEDGPTHQPVEHLAGLRSLPGLAVARPADAGETLGVWRRTLESATGPTAIIGARQATPPVAELSAGAAGAVRGAYILRDDEQVEVLLLATGSEVHLACAAADRLTAEGLGVRVVSMPCLEWFEDEDIAYREAVLPPTVAARVSIEAGVTTGWWRYLGTYGRAVGVDRFGESGPGDIVLARAGVEIDAVVDAARSSLSAVRRGDPHRDEPSGATPDTISS; encoded by the coding sequence ATGATCACCTCGGCCGAAGCAGATCTGATCCGATACGCCAGGGTGCTGCCCTTGGACATCGTGCAGGCCAAGGGCAACGGACACGCCGGCACCGCCGTCGGCCTGACGCCCCTGATGACCGTGCTCTACCGGCACCGACTCGTCCACGACCCCCAACACCCCGACTGGGCAGGGCGGGACCGTTTCGTCCTCTCCGCAGGGCACGCCAGCCTCGCGCTCTACCTCCAACTCTTCCTGACCGGTTACGGCCTGGAACTCGACGACCTGCGTCGTGCCCGAACCCTCCACGCACTCACCCCCGGACACCCGGAGCTCGGCGTCACCCCAGGAGTGGAAACCTCGACCGGGCCGCTCGGGCAAGGGCTGGGCAATGCCGTCGGCATGGCCATGGAAGAACGTCGGGTCCGGGCCATGCTCGACCCGCAGAGCCCGGCCGGGGAAAGCCCCTTCGACCACCGCATCTGGTGCTTGGTCTCCGACGGCGACTTGATGGAGGGGCTCTCCCACGAGGCCGCCGCGCTCGCCGGACATCTCCGACTCGGCAAACTGGTCGTCCTCTGGGACGACAATGGCATCAGCATCGAAGGTCCCACGCAGATCACGACCTCAGAAGACGTGCCTGCCCGCTTCGCTGCCTACGGATTCCGCGTGCTCACCCTCGAGGACGCCGAAGACCTCGACGGGATCGACCGCACCCTCGCCGAAGCGGCTGAAGCCCAGGACGGCGACGCCCCCACCTTCATCCGGGTCCGCACCCGGATCGGCCACCCCATGCCGAACCTCGGAGGCACTGCAGCCGCCCACGCCGGACCGGTCGGTGAAGCCGAGATCAGACAGACCAGAAACGTGCTCGGGCTCGACACCGAAGCCTGCTTCCACCTTCCCGAAGACCTGCTCCTGGCCTCCCGGGAAGCCGCTGCGGCGCGTGGGACACAGCTACGTGAACAGTGGCAGGCCCGCCACACCGCCTGGCAAGAACGAGCCACCCCGGAATGCCGAGAACTCCACCGGCGGCTGCGCGCCCGACAGCTGCCCGACGACCTGTGGCACAGCATCGTCCGTGACCTCGAAGAACTCACCGACCCCGTAGCCAGCCGCACCGTCACCGCTCGTATCCTCGCCGCCCTGGGAGAGCGGATGCCCGAGCTCTGGGGCGGATCCGCCGATCTCGCAGACACCGCCTGCGGTCGACTCAGCACCACCGACAATGTGCTCAGCCCGGTCGACACCACCGGACGGGAAGGTGGACCAGGAGGACGCCAGGTCCACTTCGGCATCCGAGAACACGCCATGGGTGCCCTCGTCAACGGTATGGCGCTGAGCGGAATCACCCGACCCTTCGCCAACGGCTACCTCGTCTTCTCCGACTACCTGCGTCCCGCGCTGCGCATGTCCGCTCTCATGCAGCTGCCCGTGATCTACCTCTTCTCCCACGACTCCGTGGCCGTCGGCGAGGACGGACCCACCCACCAACCGGTCGAACACCTGGCCGGACTGCGTTCCCTGCCCGGCCTGGCCGTCGCCCGACCCGCTGACGCCGGGGAAACTCTCGGCGTATGGCGCCGCACCCTGGAGTCGGCAACCGGGCCTACCGCGATCATCGGTGCCAGACAAGCCACCCCTCCGGTCGCCGAACTCAGCGCAGGCGCCGCCGGTGCCGTACGAGGCGCCTACATCCTGCGCGACGACGAGCAGGTCGAAGTGCTTCTCCTGGCCACCGGCTCAGAAGTACACCTGGCCTGCGCCGCCGCCGACCGGCTGACCGCCGAAGGCCTCGGCGTCCGGGTCGTGTCCATGCCCTGCCTGGAATGGTTCGAGGACGAGGACATCGCCTACCGAGAAGCCGTCCTGCCACCGACGGTCGCCGCTCGAGTGAGTATCGAAGCCGGTGTCACCACAGGCTGGTGGCGTTACCTGGGCACCTACGGACGTGCTGTGGGCGTTGACCGCTTCGGCGAGAGCGGCCCGGGCGATATCGTCCTTGCTCGAGCCGGGGTGGAGATCGACGCCGTCGTCGACGCCGCCCGATCATCACTTTCCGCCGTGCGCCGCGGCGATCCCCATCGGGACGAACCCTCCGGCGCAACCCCAGACACCATCAGCTCATAG
- a CDS encoding PTS sugar transporter subunit IIA: MCAKQGPEHSSLTDLLPPEAIHLHASAADWRAAVEEAGRLLHTSGSTTAAYTQQMIAAVDRFGPYIVIAPGFALAHAQASEAVLKPGMSWLSLDEPVSFGHPQNDPVDLVVGLASTDHDTHLEALRQIAEIISNPARRAELSAADDADQLLHAIDASLGKKDS, from the coding sequence ATGTGCGCGAAACAGGGGCCTGAACACAGTTCCCTCACGGACCTATTACCCCCCGAAGCCATCCATCTGCATGCGTCCGCTGCGGATTGGCGTGCAGCCGTGGAAGAAGCCGGGAGGCTCCTCCACACGAGTGGAAGCACCACCGCTGCCTACACCCAACAGATGATTGCCGCCGTCGACCGGTTCGGCCCCTACATCGTCATCGCGCCGGGCTTCGCCCTCGCCCACGCCCAGGCCTCCGAAGCCGTACTCAAACCCGGCATGTCCTGGCTCTCCCTGGACGAGCCCGTGTCCTTCGGACACCCCCAGAACGACCCCGTCGACCTCGTCGTAGGGTTGGCCAGCACCGACCACGACACGCACCTCGAGGCTCTCCGGCAGATCGCCGAGATCATCTCGAATCCAGCCCGTCGCGCGGAGCTGTCCGCAGCCGACGACGCAGACCAGCTCCTCCACGCCATCGACGCCAGCCTGGGAAAGAAGGACTCATGA
- a CDS encoding sulfurtransferase, translating to MSTPTPTTVFPPIVDISWLSSHLRDDDLVLLDASIPPNDPRGQRIPGARRFDLEHDFSDDDSSLPHSMPSPEAFTERARKLGISTESTVIVYDIHELYSAARAWWMFHAMGHPRIAVLDGGLDAWINAGHDLEPIPDEQEIPEGNFTARPRPGAIIDADTMTVLLQDPACAVVDARSHGRFTGVDAEPRPGLRSGHMPGATNLPYLATQQDGLMKPAAELRSMMDEATEGHPNVAFSCGSGVTACVTALAACVAGYDPGLVSVYDGSWTEWGDPQYGHPVVTGPEKGDSAPVG from the coding sequence GTGAGCACCCCCACGCCGACCACAGTCTTTCCCCCCATCGTCGACATCTCCTGGCTCTCAAGTCATCTGCGCGACGATGATCTCGTTCTCCTCGATGCATCCATTCCGCCGAACGACCCTAGGGGACAACGCATCCCCGGTGCACGACGGTTCGACCTCGAACACGACTTCTCCGATGACGACAGCTCCCTCCCACACTCCATGCCCAGCCCGGAGGCCTTCACCGAACGGGCCCGCAAGCTGGGGATCAGCACGGAGAGCACCGTGATCGTCTACGACATCCATGAGCTCTACTCCGCTGCCAGAGCCTGGTGGATGTTCCACGCCATGGGCCACCCCCGGATCGCCGTACTCGACGGTGGACTGGACGCCTGGATCAACGCCGGGCACGACCTCGAACCGATTCCCGACGAGCAGGAGATTCCCGAAGGGAATTTCACGGCCCGCCCTCGTCCCGGCGCCATCATCGACGCCGACACCATGACCGTGCTCCTCCAGGACCCGGCGTGCGCAGTCGTCGACGCACGTAGCCACGGCAGGTTCACTGGAGTCGACGCCGAGCCCCGGCCCGGTCTGCGCTCCGGGCACATGCCGGGCGCCACCAATCTGCCCTACCTGGCCACGCAACAGGACGGCCTGATGAAACCCGCCGCCGAGCTTCGATCCATGATGGACGAAGCCACCGAAGGTCATCCGAATGTGGCCTTCAGCTGCGGATCAGGGGTCACCGCCTGTGTCACCGCACTGGCCGCCTGCGTCGCCGGATACGACCCTGGGCTCGTGTCCGTCTACGACGGCAGCTGGACCGAGTGGGGCGACCCGCAGTACGGGCACCCGGTCGTCACCGGCCCGGAGAAAGGCGACTCTGCGCCAGTGGGATGA
- a CDS encoding ROK family transcriptional regulator: protein MEETGRPMGARSIRRAGAIRPRTGLRSEVGPGALLAVIRESGGLTRRDLIDMTGFARATVESRLDALLGSGLIVERARQGGTGGRPPKVFSFNEQAGYLLSVVLGSSHTRIGVSDLGCRTVAVEDLDVDMSAGPGVVLGAVGTRLRRMLEQRGIEPRTVLGVGVGVPSPVELGGRMARPPEPGGLSDLGGQWADVVIAREIMAFLPGLGVEAVPVVVDKDANIMALGEWRTTWPDVRDLIVFKVGITLACGIVANACVVRGVGGIAGDLGHVPDPASDVRCRCGQSGCAEAVASGEAIRRALGDRGRGLKRGRDIVELLHAGDPEVAEHVVRAGRHIGRVIGDAISTLNPELVVVGGALAEDNPLLIDSIRSVAAARVHPLAAASTQIVASTIKEDTGVIGAALLALEEALDPVVVDAMVGVGRTGG from the coding sequence ATGGAGGAGACGGGACGTCCGATGGGGGCGCGGTCCATCCGCAGGGCCGGCGCGATCCGACCCCGTACAGGGCTGCGTTCGGAGGTGGGGCCAGGCGCACTGCTCGCGGTGATCCGGGAATCGGGCGGGCTGACCCGCCGTGACTTGATCGACATGACCGGCTTTGCGCGGGCGACGGTCGAGTCCAGGCTCGACGCGCTCCTGGGCTCGGGGCTGATCGTGGAGCGGGCCCGCCAGGGAGGTACGGGTGGGCGCCCTCCGAAGGTCTTCTCGTTCAACGAACAGGCCGGTTATCTGCTCAGCGTGGTACTGGGGTCCAGCCATACCCGGATCGGGGTCTCCGATCTGGGGTGTCGCACGGTGGCCGTGGAGGACCTGGACGTGGACATGTCGGCCGGTCCCGGCGTGGTGCTTGGCGCGGTGGGTACCCGGTTGCGACGCATGCTCGAGCAGCGGGGTATCGAGCCTCGGACGGTTCTGGGGGTGGGGGTTGGGGTGCCCAGTCCGGTGGAGCTGGGTGGCCGGATGGCCCGTCCTCCGGAGCCGGGCGGCCTGTCCGACCTGGGAGGACAGTGGGCAGATGTGGTCATCGCCCGGGAGATCATGGCTTTTCTGCCGGGGTTGGGGGTGGAGGCGGTTCCGGTGGTCGTGGACAAGGACGCCAACATCATGGCGTTGGGGGAATGGCGGACGACCTGGCCGGATGTGCGCGATCTCATCGTCTTCAAAGTCGGCATCACCCTGGCCTGCGGGATCGTGGCCAATGCCTGTGTGGTGCGGGGTGTGGGTGGGATCGCCGGTGACCTGGGGCATGTTCCGGATCCGGCCAGTGATGTGCGCTGCCGGTGCGGTCAGTCGGGGTGCGCCGAAGCCGTGGCCAGCGGGGAGGCCATTCGGCGGGCGTTGGGTGACCGGGGGCGCGGGTTGAAACGAGGGCGGGACATCGTCGAGCTGCTGCATGCGGGAGATCCGGAGGTCGCCGAGCATGTGGTGCGGGCGGGGCGGCACATCGGGCGGGTGATCGGCGATGCGATCTCCACCTTGAATCCGGAGCTGGTCGTGGTCGGTGGAGCTCTCGCCGAGGACAATCCGCTGCTCATCGATTCGATCCGCTCAGTGGCGGCCGCGCGGGTGCATCCGCTGGCAGCAGCGAGCACGCAGATCGTGGCGTCGACGATCAAGGAGGACACCGGTGTGATCGGGGCTGCTTTGTTGGCTCTGGAGGAAGCCTTGGATCCGGTCGTGGTGGACGCGATGGTGGGGGTGGGCCGGACCGGGGGGTGA
- a CDS encoding HPr family phosphocarrier protein yields the protein MAVRTVPVAASVGLHARPASLFVQEVMSTGLPVTIACGDRGPVDGRSMLGVMTLGARHGEEVTLTAEGEGADEALERLVNFLSRDLDSE from the coding sequence ATGGCTGTCCGCACTGTGCCCGTTGCTGCTTCTGTCGGTCTGCACGCCCGTCCGGCCTCCCTCTTCGTCCAAGAGGTGATGTCTACCGGGCTTCCGGTCACGATCGCCTGCGGCGACCGTGGCCCCGTCGACGGGCGCAGCATGCTGGGCGTGATGACCCTCGGTGCACGCCACGGCGAGGAAGTGACCCTCACCGCCGAAGGCGAGGGCGCTGACGAGGCCCTGGAACGCCTGGTGAACTTCCTCTCCCGCGACCTGGACTCGGAGTGA
- a CDS encoding PTS sugar transporter subunit IIB, which translates to MKIIAVCGMGIGTSILLKMNTEKALEALDIDGEVEAADIGTAKGAAAMADLVLTSAELAGELEDLSTPVRIVTNFMDVDEISEQISSVGE; encoded by the coding sequence ATGAAGATCATCGCCGTCTGCGGAATGGGAATCGGCACCTCCATCCTCCTGAAGATGAACACCGAGAAGGCACTCGAGGCCCTCGACATCGACGGCGAGGTCGAAGCCGCCGACATCGGCACCGCCAAAGGCGCCGCTGCCATGGCGGACCTGGTCCTCACCAGCGCCGAACTCGCCGGTGAACTCGAAGACCTGAGCACCCCGGTCCGCATCGTCACCAACTTCATGGATGTCGACGAGATCTCCGAGCAGATCTCGTCCGTCGGCGAGTAG
- a CDS encoding PTS ascorbate transporter subunit IIC, which translates to MQIANFIVNQILSVPAYLVGLITAVGLLAMGKKSGQVIGGALKATLGFLILGAGAEVVVASLKPLGELILKTTGAQGVVPTNEAIVSIAAAQFGAQVAWVMIGGFLVSLIIARLTPLKYVFLTGHHMFFMATMLTVVLSVAKPHPVLQVVVASVLLGTIMTVMPAVSQPYTKKVTGNDKLAIGHFGTLGYVAAGAVGQAVGRKSRSTEDIKVPEGLRFLRDSMVATALSMVLFYVVFCAWAWIGLGSDIAFAMLKAKDGGDFIMKGVAQGLQFGIGVSIILYGVRTILAELVPAFEGISRKVVPGAVPALDCPIVYPFAPNAVLIGFISSFAGGLVSFALLAWVFGPALGLALILPGMVPHFFTGGAAGVFGNATGGRRGAVFGGFTNGVLISFLPAFLLGVLGTLGFANTTFGDADFAWYGFLVGHIIKLGPIGGLAGLAALSALLLISAIWVQKRFVDSGWEPAAKRTAWLNEQKEQAKAAKTAAAAEAKAAKQKAAAAASSKNASSTDDEAAPTEAKA; encoded by the coding sequence ATGCAGATCGCAAACTTCATCGTCAACCAGATCCTGTCGGTGCCGGCCTACCTGGTAGGCCTCATCACCGCCGTCGGTCTCCTCGCCATGGGCAAGAAGTCCGGGCAGGTCATCGGAGGAGCGCTCAAGGCCACCCTGGGCTTCCTCATCCTCGGCGCCGGGGCCGAAGTGGTCGTCGCCTCCCTCAAACCACTCGGCGAGCTCATCCTCAAGACCACCGGTGCCCAAGGCGTGGTCCCCACCAACGAAGCCATCGTCTCCATCGCTGCCGCCCAGTTCGGGGCACAGGTGGCCTGGGTGATGATCGGCGGATTCCTCGTCAGCCTGATCATCGCCCGGCTCACCCCGCTGAAGTACGTCTTCCTCACCGGCCATCACATGTTCTTCATGGCGACCATGCTGACCGTGGTGCTCTCCGTGGCCAAACCGCATCCGGTGCTCCAGGTCGTCGTCGCCTCGGTCCTGCTCGGCACGATCATGACGGTGATGCCTGCCGTCTCCCAGCCGTACACCAAGAAGGTCACCGGCAACGACAAGCTCGCCATCGGCCACTTCGGCACCCTCGGCTATGTCGCCGCCGGCGCGGTGGGCCAGGCCGTCGGCCGGAAATCACGCTCCACCGAGGACATCAAGGTCCCCGAAGGGCTGCGCTTCCTGCGTGATTCGATGGTGGCCACCGCACTGTCGATGGTGCTCTTCTACGTCGTCTTCTGCGCTTGGGCCTGGATCGGGCTCGGCAGCGACATCGCCTTCGCCATGCTGAAGGCCAAGGACGGCGGCGACTTCATCATGAAGGGTGTCGCCCAAGGTCTGCAGTTCGGCATCGGGGTATCGATCATCCTGTACGGGGTTCGCACCATCCTGGCCGAGCTGGTCCCCGCCTTCGAGGGCATCTCCCGCAAGGTCGTCCCCGGCGCGGTCCCCGCGCTGGACTGCCCCATCGTCTACCCCTTCGCACCCAACGCCGTACTGATCGGGTTCATCTCCTCCTTCGCCGGCGGGCTGGTCTCCTTCGCCCTCCTGGCCTGGGTCTTCGGGCCGGCGCTCGGCCTGGCCTTGATCCTGCCGGGTATGGTTCCGCACTTCTTCACCGGCGGTGCAGCCGGAGTCTTCGGCAATGCCACCGGTGGCCGGCGCGGCGCAGTCTTCGGAGGATTCACCAACGGGGTACTCATCTCCTTCCTCCCGGCCTTCCTCCTGGGGGTGCTCGGCACGCTCGGCTTCGCCAATACCACCTTCGGTGACGCCGACTTCGCCTGGTACGGCTTCCTGGTCGGCCACATCATCAAGCTGGGACCGATCGGTGGTCTCGCCGGTCTGGCAGCGTTGTCCGCACTTCTGCTCATCAGCGCCATCTGGGTGCAGAAACGTTTCGTGGATTCCGGCTGGGAACCCGCCGCGAAACGCACCGCTTGGCTGAACGAACAGAAGGAGCAGGCCAAGGCCGCCAAAACAGCAGCCGCGGCCGAGGCAAAAGCTGCCAAGCAGAAAGCAGCTGCGGCGGCTTCTTCGAAAAACGCCTCGTCCACGGACGACGAAGCCGCTCCGACGGAGGCCAAGGCCTGA
- the ptsP gene encoding phosphoenolpyruvate--protein phosphotransferase gives MSERTLNGIGVSEGIAVGPVVRLAEMPHPPFDEPKTANQKESARRIRTALEEVAVALEKQAAAADPAAKEILEASVMIARDPGLTAAVDERLATGTGAAQALNDAVDSYCDMLTQLGGYMAERVTDLRDVGARAICRLLGVPEPTIPAVKSPSVLVARDLAPSQTAGLNPKKIVGFITSEGGRTGHTAILAAQLGIPAVVGATDALTLPEGKKVLLDGATGTVLLRPAESQIAAARKQESTRAALCAEASGPGATKDGARVQLLVNIGTPQDAKAAAGTDAEGVGLFRTEFAYLDRTQAPTREEQTRMYTEVFEAFAGKKVVVRTLDAGADKPLPFVPAAAEENPALGVRGLRLQRSVDNLLAVQLSAIADAARQTSADVWVMAPMVATRADAEIFTATVRAVGLSTAGTMVEIPAAALRSRELLQVCDFASIGTNDLSQYAFAADRMNSALSGYLDPWQPALLDLVAITCEGACSAGPGEIGTTRPVGVCGEAAGDPLLACVLVGLGVNSLSMAPSRVPRVRAALRAHDMATCRAMAAAARRSASAEAAREVVRLLAEPSVRDL, from the coding sequence ATGAGCGAACGCACTCTGAACGGCATCGGCGTCAGCGAAGGCATCGCCGTCGGACCGGTGGTCCGTCTCGCCGAGATGCCACATCCGCCATTTGACGAGCCGAAGACAGCCAACCAGAAGGAATCGGCCCGTCGGATCCGCACCGCGCTGGAAGAAGTCGCCGTCGCCCTGGAGAAACAGGCCGCCGCTGCAGACCCTGCTGCCAAGGAGATCCTTGAAGCCAGCGTGATGATCGCCCGCGACCCCGGCCTGACCGCCGCGGTCGACGAGCGGCTCGCGACCGGAACCGGCGCAGCACAAGCCCTCAACGACGCCGTAGACAGCTACTGCGACATGCTGACCCAACTCGGTGGCTACATGGCCGAACGGGTCACCGACCTGCGTGACGTGGGCGCCCGAGCGATATGCAGACTGCTCGGCGTCCCCGAGCCGACCATCCCCGCAGTGAAGAGCCCCTCAGTGCTCGTCGCCCGCGACCTGGCCCCCTCCCAGACGGCAGGGCTGAACCCGAAGAAGATCGTCGGCTTCATCACCAGCGAAGGCGGACGGACCGGCCACACAGCGATCCTGGCGGCTCAGCTCGGCATCCCGGCCGTGGTCGGCGCCACCGACGCCCTCACTCTTCCTGAAGGCAAGAAGGTCCTGCTCGACGGCGCGACCGGAACGGTCCTGCTCCGGCCCGCGGAGAGCCAGATCGCGGCGGCACGCAAACAGGAATCCACCCGTGCAGCGCTCTGCGCGGAAGCCTCCGGCCCCGGGGCGACCAAGGACGGAGCCCGCGTCCAACTCCTGGTGAACATCGGTACACCGCAGGACGCCAAAGCCGCCGCCGGAACGGACGCCGAGGGAGTCGGCCTCTTCCGTACCGAATTCGCCTACCTGGACCGGACCCAGGCCCCCACCCGCGAAGAACAGACCCGGATGTACACGGAGGTCTTCGAAGCCTTCGCCGGGAAGAAGGTCGTGGTTCGTACCCTCGACGCCGGGGCGGACAAACCCCTGCCCTTCGTCCCCGCCGCTGCCGAAGAGAACCCCGCCCTGGGCGTCCGTGGTCTGCGGCTGCAGCGCAGCGTGGACAACCTGCTGGCCGTACAACTCAGCGCGATCGCTGACGCTGCCCGGCAGACCAGCGCAGACGTCTGGGTGATGGCACCGATGGTGGCGACTCGTGCCGACGCCGAGATCTTTACCGCAACGGTCCGGGCCGTCGGACTGTCCACCGCCGGAACGATGGTGGAGATCCCCGCTGCCGCACTGCGCTCGCGGGAGCTTCTGCAGGTGTGTGACTTCGCGTCGATCGGTACGAACGACCTCTCCCAGTACGCCTTTGCCGCTGACCGGATGAACAGCGCGCTCTCGGGTTACTTGGACCCTTGGCAGCCTGCCCTTCTGGACCTCGTGGCGATCACCTGCGAAGGCGCTTGTTCGGCGGGCCCGGGGGAGATCGGGACGACCCGACCTGTCGGTGTCTGCGGAGAAGCCGCCGGTGATCCTCTGCTGGCTTGTGTCCTGGTGGGTCTGGGGGTGAACAGCTTGTCGATGGCGCCTTCTCGCGTACCTCGGGTACGGGCGGCCTTGCGTGCCCACGACATGGCGACCTGTCGAGCGATGGCTGCGGCAGCCCGACGATCAGCCTCGGCCGAAGCGGCTCGGGAAGTCGTCCGGTTGTTGGCCGAGCCCTCCGTGCGCGATCTGTGA